A genomic window from Bacillus mesophilus includes:
- a CDS encoding fumarylacetoacetate hydrolase family protein: protein MVEVKNIFCIGRNYANHALELGNAIPTSPILFSKPTHALVKADGSQINFPGDRGEIHHELEIVIHIGKEVNEEFEVEDVVDQIALGIDFTLRDEQSKLKEKGHPWLKAKGFQNSAIITDFWKFPGVSALEEVDFSLLKNGEAVQVGNIKDMMFDFKQIIQECNYYFGLKKGDIIYTGTPEGVGPIQNGDTIQLMWNDDEKGNFKVQLD from the coding sequence TTGGTTGAGGTTAAGAACATATTTTGCATCGGAAGAAATTATGCTAATCATGCACTGGAGCTTGGGAACGCTATTCCCACATCACCTATTTTATTCTCAAAGCCAACTCATGCACTAGTAAAGGCTGATGGAAGCCAGATAAACTTTCCAGGTGATCGCGGTGAAATTCATCATGAGTTAGAAATAGTTATACATATTGGGAAAGAAGTAAATGAAGAATTTGAGGTTGAGGATGTAGTAGATCAAATTGCTTTAGGAATAGATTTTACACTGAGAGATGAACAATCAAAGCTTAAGGAAAAGGGTCATCCCTGGTTAAAGGCTAAAGGCTTTCAAAATTCAGCTATAATCACAGATTTCTGGAAGTTCCCTGGGGTTTCAGCATTAGAAGAAGTGGATTTTTCCTTGTTAAAAAATGGGGAGGCTGTACAAGTCGGTAATATAAAAGATATGATGTTTGATTTTAAACAAATTATTCAGGAATGTAACTATTACTTTGGTCTGAAAAAAGGTGACATTATCTATACAGGTACACCTGAAGGAGTCGGTCCTATCCAAAACGGTGATACCATTCAGTTAATGTGGAATGATGATGAAAAAGGTAATTTTAAGGTTCAGTTAGATTAA
- a CDS encoding DUF6241 domain-containing protein, which yields MNKLQIKVVSIATIVMAAIFGYMFWSNAASTNVQQKQLAGDFTDETDHRKTLTQNIVNDQKAVEEIFPLEMQEYQIQNAIHYMSHQKVKADEKWGTIRITPERISRLIQIVELHKSELNHADLYLRILTRWANDDFSQADKDHNAIWKLQNGNIGEATRVLTPQEEQKFIKKHFNK from the coding sequence GTGAACAAGTTACAGATAAAGGTTGTAAGTATAGCCACAATCGTTATGGCTGCCATTTTCGGTTATATGTTTTGGAGCAATGCTGCCTCAACTAATGTACAACAAAAACAGCTCGCTGGTGATTTTACGGATGAAACGGATCATCGCAAAACCTTAACACAAAACATCGTTAATGACCAAAAAGCTGTGGAGGAAATTTTCCCCTTAGAAATGCAAGAATATCAAATACAGAATGCCATTCACTACATGTCCCATCAAAAAGTTAAAGCTGATGAGAAATGGGGAACAATCCGAATTACCCCAGAAAGAATCAGTAGATTAATTCAAATAGTCGAACTACATAAATCAGAGCTAAACCATGCCGACCTCTATTTAAGGATTCTTACCCGCTGGGCTAATGATGACTTCTCACAAGCTGATAAAGACCACAATGCAATCTGGAAATTACAAAATGGAAATATCGGTGAAGCAACTCGAGTTTTAACGCCTCAAGAGGAACAAAAATTTATTAAAAAGCATTTTAATAAATAA
- a CDS encoding UGSC family (seleno)protein produces MSLYVYNPTSGPSRKEFRMAARNKPLNGSTIGLIDNGKMNSDTIINTIANRLSQKYQLVDIIIHKKASFSHGINEHEAVLLANKCDFIISGVGDUGSCSSGSLLDGIIMEKLGVPTAVVSTLPFITSSRAMAVAQGIPDYPFITIPHPIAATEKHVLQSWVDEIIEEVEDVLVSGTSKNR; encoded by the coding sequence TTGAGTTTATATGTATATAACCCGACGTCTGGTCCAAGTAGGAAAGAATTTCGGATGGCGGCTAGGAATAAGCCGTTAAATGGTAGCACGATTGGTTTGATTGACAACGGTAAAATGAACTCTGACACAATTATTAATACAATCGCAAACAGGCTCAGCCAAAAGTACCAATTAGTAGATATCATTATTCATAAGAAAGCCTCTTTTTCTCATGGAATTAATGAACATGAAGCGGTCTTACTCGCAAATAAATGTGACTTTATCATCTCTGGAGTTGGTGACTGAGGGTCCTGTAGCTCGGGCAGTTTGCTCGATGGCATCATCATGGAAAAGCTTGGTGTCCCTACCGCTGTAGTGAGTACTCTACCATTTATTACATCAAGTAGAGCAATGGCAGTTGCTCAAGGAATTCCTGACTATCCTTTCATAACCATTCCGCATCCAATTGCGGCAACTGAAAAGCATGTTTTACAGAGTTGGGTTGATGAGATAATTGAAGAAGTAGAGGATGTTTTAGTAAGTGGTACGTCGAAAAATAGGTAA